GGGGAGGGGACCGTtaggcggggagggggcggggggggtcGGGACATGAGGGGATATCGCGACCCTGAGGGGCCGGGGTCGTTATCCTGAGGGGATATCGGGacctgaggggctgggggcggtAACCTGAAGGGATATCGCGACCCTGAGGGGATATCGGGGACCCTGAGGGGGTTACCGGGACCCTGAGGAGCTGGGGTCGTTATGCTGAGGGGATATCACGACCCGGAGGGGCTGGGGTCGGGATCCTGAGGAGATGTCGTGATCCTGAGGGGCTGGGGTCGTTATCCTGAGAGGATATCGGGACCCGGAGGGGATATCGTTACCCTGACGGGCTGGGGTCGGGATCCTGAGGCGATATCGGTACCCTGAGGGGATATCGGGGGTCCTGAGGGGATATCGAGACACTGAGGGGCTGGGGTCGTAATCCTGAGGGGATATTGGGGACCTTGAGGGGGCTACGGGGACCCTGAGGGGCTGGGGTCGGTAACCTGAAGGGATATCGCGACCCTGAGGGGATATCGGGACCCTGAGGGGCCGGGGTCGTAATCCTGAGGAGATATCGGGGGTCCTGAGGAGATATCGGGACcctgagggggctgaggggcggTTGTGACCGTTAccctgaggggctgggggcggctgCGGCCGGTACCCTGAGGGGAGAGGGGCGCTGAGGGGACCccgaggggccgggggcggccggggccgggtcCCTGCAGGGCTTGGAGCCCCTGGGCCCCCCTGggcgccccccccggcccctcccggAGCCGCCGCCTCGCCCCCGGGCGGAGGAAGCGGCGGCGCCGCGGGGAgcgggagcaggagcaggagcagcccccgctTCCTGCCGCGGGGTGAGGCGAGGACAGGCGGGCCTGGCAGCGGGCACGGCGCGGCCGCGGGAAGCCCTTGttttatgtaattattattttatttgggagCAGGGGAAGCCGTTCGCCTGAAACGTCGGctaaaaaaagtaatgaaatccTGAAATAAGCGCTGCGCTGGCTCGGCGGTGCCGGCAGCTGGCCTGGCACCTCTTTGACAGGTGACGGGGGCTCACGCCCTGCATCGTGCTCGCCCGCCTTCCACTTGACATTATTTTCCGTGGAgatgtttggtttcttttcctgagCACTCAACCCCTTGGCTTCCTAATTTAGAGAGCCTTAACCCCTCCCTGTCCCTAGCCTTCACGCCCCTGCGCTGGGTGCCTGGTGTTTTAGGTGAGAGCCCTGTGTGGGTGGCTCGCTCGCTGTTTCAGATCCATTTTGTTGGAAACATTTGTGTCTGTAGTGGCAACAGCATCACGCACACACATCTGTGTCCCCGTGACACCACTCAGCTTGTTACTTGAGTCAGTAACAAAGCTCCTGGCCTCCAGTCCCAAAGTGCTGTCCCCCAAGGAGCAGGGCTCCCTGAAGGGTGTGATAACAACGCAGaggttcttatttttttaattaaaagcccTTTTCAGCAGTGTATGAACACCGCATAGCAGCATGGGGCTTGAATTTCGCTCTGCGCTGCTAAAGTGTCTTTGCAAAGCGTGGTACCCTGAGCCAGAGATCAGCCCTCAGAGCATCTCACCGCCGGCCTGGAAGCTGCGCTCTCAGTGAGGCAGGACCGAGATTAGTGCTAAATACCAGCAGTCCGTGGGGTCTGGGAGACAGCCCTGCCTCAACGAGGTTGGAAGGAGaattcttctctttctgctggTGTGCAGGCGAGGGGTGTGTTTATTCAGAGCGGTGTCATCCAGGAAAGTAGCCCTGGAAACCCAAGCTGCGTGTTACACATATCAATTCCTTTCCTgcaagtcatttattttattcttttttgttttttaaaagaagagtaagggggtggggaggcgagctggcagggggaggggaagagttGAGCCGCCTGGTAAAAGTCTTGCTGCGGGCCTGGGATCTGTTTCAGATGACCTTCATCGCCAGCAGACAGCGCGGGGGTGGCGGCAGCTTTGTCTGCGGACGCGTCCTAACAGCCGGTAATCCGATTGCCTTTAGGTTGACATTGTGGACATCTACGAGTCCATCCGAGAACGGCAGCGCCACGACAGCGAGAGGTCTTCCTGCGGCACCTTGGAGCAGAATGACATCGAAGCCGTCGAAGCCCTTGTTTGCATGAGCTCCTGGGGGCAAAGATCGCAGAAGGGTGACCTATTAAAGATAAGACCCCTCACGCCCTTCTCGGACTCTGGCGATTTCACAATGCACGCCGAGGCTACTTCTGAGTTACCAAAGGATTATTTGTCCACGCTGGTAAGAGAAACATGACTGCAGAATAAGTCTGGAGGTTACAGCCCTCTGATGGGAAAGATGCTCACCTTGCTTACGTGTCCCTGCAGGGAATAGCcacagctttctgctctctctGGGTAGCAAACGTAGGGATGTGGGCAGGCAGTTTGGGTGCTGGCTGGAAGGTTCGCAGGATCCCACAGCCCTGAGGTgtgcagggccacccagagcagggtgcccagcaccacggccAGGCGGCCTCGGAGGAGACCCCACcgcctctctgggcagcctgggcgGTGGAAAAACGCGCTTCCTGCCTCTGGGAGGCTTTGCAGTAAGAAAGGCAGAACCAGCCGCAGTGATTCAGCGCTGACTTAGCTGGAAGTGCTTTAGGAAAAAGGCTCCTGACGACATTTGGCTTCGCTCTCGTTGCTCTAAGAGAAAGCACAGGTTCCCATTATGAAACGGGGATTTTAATTAGCTTTATGCTGTGTTTCTACATGCAGCCTGCTGTTTCTCCAGAGCATTGGCCTACTCTGGCTGACTAATGTCAGCtgaatcactttttttgttgttgttgcaatTTGTGTTGCAATAAAcgtagataaaaaaaaaaaaaaaacaaaacaacagcagcaaaacaggcAACCCTCTGTGCCATCAGGGTTTTAGAAGGCCCTATTTCAGCCGGTAGACTTTTTAGGTCAGaagaaaggagcagcagaggaaaaaaggctgaggtgGCACcgcagctgcctgctgggctgctcctcTCTGGCTCCTGGCACTCAGCATTGGAACTGtctcctgagcagcacaggagccAGGCGTGGGCTGAGTTTTTGGTATtaaaggaggaaggagaggtggTGGCAGCAAGAGCCCAGAGGGAAAGGAGTAGGTGAGGGGAGAGAGCAGTCTGTGTGTGTTTATCCtactgccctgccagctggTGGGGGATTATTATTAAAAGACTGGAGCCTTGCTGGGAGGTAGCAGTTTAAACGGTACGGGATTGCTGTCACTGCTCTGCTTGCTGCGAACAGCAGAGCCCTCGCAGCCTCTtacagctgctcctgctgctgaggaggAGAAACCAGAGGGTTTTTGTAAGGCAGCGAGGAGACGTGGAACAGTCATACACAGCTTTACAGCCTGCCTCATTGCATTCCTGTTATTAGACTGCTTTTACGCCTGTTCCCAGTGGCCATCAGGTGAAGCAACGCATGTTTTAACTGCTTTCCCCAGCAAGCAGGCTCTGACATTCTGGGGAGGGGgccaaattttcttttcctttaaaaaaacctttaaaaaccGTAGCAAACCGCGCTGTGAAGCTGCAGCGTTGTGTAACGGCGCTCTCTTTGTGCAGTGCATGACCCCGCCGCACAGCCCGGACTTCGTGGAGATGTCGGCCGCGATGCTCCTCTCCTCGCAGCTCACTTACTCCAAGCCGAGGACTGTCATGGCAAACACGGCCTCCTGCTCGCTCACCTCCACCACCGCCGCGTCCCCCGTGAGCAAACCGTCACTGATAAGCGTGGAGAGCCGCGGGGCCGAGCCCGCCGCGCCGCAGCCGTGCCGGGCCATGGCCACGAGCGTGATCCGCCACACGGGCGACAGCTCGGCTTGCCTCCGCCTCCCCGCCCCGCACGAGAAGGCGGCCGAGTGGTGCGGGGCGGCCGAGCGAAGACATTGCAGGGCGCCCCAGGACGCGTGCGCTGCCGCCGACGTCCTCGGCAAAACCTCCCCGGAGCATCCGCCCCACGCGCGTGACCGCGACGACCCCGCCACCGATAAAGGGCAGCTTCCAGCCCGCCCCGCTTCGCCGCAGCCCCACGTGGCAAAGAACTGTGACAGGGACTTGCAGAAAAGAGCCACCCCGGTGCCGCCCGTCCCCGTGTCGAGCCCCCAGGTTGTGTGTCAGATCTCCGTCCCCTTGAGCAGACAGAGCAGCATGATCAACGCCTACGTCAAGCCTCCCGCTCCGGCGGTCTCGACTCCGATGAAACCCATCCTCCCGCAGACGGCCCCGCTTTCCCAGCCC
The nucleotide sequence above comes from Aythya fuligula isolate bAytFul2 chromosome 3, bAytFul2.pri, whole genome shotgun sequence. Encoded proteins:
- the KLF11 gene encoding Krueppel-like factor 11, encoding MHGSPGAGMGDAAPVDIVDIYESIRERQRHDSERSSCGTLEQNDIEAVEALVCMSSWGQRSQKGDLLKIRPLTPFSDSGDFTMHAEATSELPKDYLSTLCMTPPHSPDFVEMSAAMLLSSQLTYSKPRTVMANTASCSLTSTTAASPVSKPSLISVESRGAEPAAPQPCRAMATSVIRHTGDSSACLRLPAPHEKAAEWCGAAERRHCRAPQDACAAADVLGKTSPEHPPHARDRDDPATDKGQLPARPASPQPHVAKNCDRDLQKRATPVPPVPVSSPQVVCQISVPLSRQSSMINAYVKPPAPAVSTPMKPILPQTAPLSQPVLMGPSVPQGTVMLVLPQPAVPQAPPCPQTVVTVGSTKLLPLAPAPVFIASGQSCTPQMDFSRRRNYVCNFPGCKKTYFKSSHLKAHLRTHTGEKPFSCNWEGCDKKFARSDELSRHRRTHTGEKKFACPVCERRFMRSDHLTKHTRRHMTTKKVPSWQTEVGKLNRIATVEKPKSSGSSSALGMLIPVPPAVCQG